In a single window of the Terrirubrum flagellatum genome:
- a CDS encoding ParB/RepB/Spo0J family partition protein: MTDLRNKQRLRALPPEQIRPNPENPRLVFRQEEMESLMRSIDKHGVQVPVTVYEDGNGGYRLIDGERRWRCASKLNLKTIPALIQDKPTELQNLVLMYNIHALREQWDYYTIASKLERVIDLYEAENRERPGEATLSELTGLSRGAIRRCQLLLDLPSSFKTMLLHELEKPKSQQRLSEDFFIEMERSLKTVVKRMPEYSPRLNDIRDTLVKKFKDNTISAVTDFRQLSKIATAVDNLGLAHRSARGTLDRVFNPSNRFGIREAYESTVRFEYGEREATRHITSLTEFIDEIVEQDRKDDLDDEFLEHLRALFKRLRALLRD; this comes from the coding sequence ATGACTGACTTGCGCAACAAGCAGCGTCTCCGAGCTCTCCCACCAGAGCAGATTCGGCCAAATCCCGAAAATCCTCGATTGGTATTTCGCCAAGAGGAGATGGAAAGCCTAATGCGATCCATCGATAAACACGGCGTCCAAGTGCCGGTCACTGTCTATGAGGATGGCAACGGAGGATACCGTCTTATCGATGGTGAGCGCCGCTGGCGATGCGCTAGCAAGCTCAATCTCAAGACCATACCAGCGCTTATACAAGACAAGCCCACTGAGTTGCAGAATCTTGTCTTGATGTACAACATTCATGCGCTGCGAGAGCAATGGGATTACTACACGATAGCCTCAAAACTTGAGCGCGTCATCGATCTATATGAAGCCGAAAACAGAGAACGACCTGGCGAAGCAACGCTTTCAGAATTGACGGGGCTTTCCCGGGGAGCAATTCGGCGATGCCAATTGCTTTTAGATCTGCCGTCAAGCTTTAAGACAATGTTGCTGCACGAGCTTGAAAAGCCCAAGTCTCAGCAGCGTCTATCTGAAGATTTTTTTATTGAGATGGAACGATCGCTCAAGACAGTCGTAAAGCGCATGCCGGAATATAGCCCTCGACTAAATGACATCCGCGATACTTTGGTGAAAAAATTCAAAGATAACACTATTTCGGCGGTTACTGATTTCCGACAGCTATCAAAGATTGCCACCGCCGTCGATAATTTGGGGCTCGCTCACAGAAGCGCACGCGGTACTCTTGACCGAGTCTTCAATCCATCAAATCGATTTGGAATTCGCGAAGCTTATGAATCGACTGTTCGCTTTGAGTACGGAGAACGCGAGGCGACGCGACATATCACATCACTCACAGAGTTCATTGATGAGATAGTTGAACAGGACCGCAAAGATGATCTCGACGACGAATTCCTCGAACATCTGCGAGCTTTGTTTAAGCGGCTAAGAGCATTACTGCGGGACTGA
- a CDS encoding DNA adenine methylase, which produces MPLGVSYMGTKRALAAAVAEIVERGRAGPFLDVFAGMCAVGTAVSPSRSIWSNDAQLFASTVARAFFCSSELPPDVTASATVTHDSFARNEIELCRRFENELELEEKAIADGTVKAFVAAEEACLARYEDSNDEISRLRRHPTTFPHRLFSTIYAGTYLGLRQCIQVDSLHFSITELASQNKISEDARRWYLLALCKAVSRCSTSTGHFAQFLSIKAKTKKRYARQRSKSIVHEWMIALGELSPFRSRRWRSANRVFCGDALDLLFKVKDSAEKPSVIYADPPYTDDQYSRYYHLYETILLYDYPKTSSKARYREERSVSSFSVKREVASSIDLLISRSSEAGADLVLSYPTNGLLENSRTAIPDMLARHYRRVDAPMSFEHVHSTMGASKGEASSSVTEMVYRASNR; this is translated from the coding sequence ATGCCGCTTGGTGTGAGCTATATGGGCACCAAGCGTGCTTTGGCGGCCGCCGTTGCCGAGATCGTTGAGCGCGGGCGGGCGGGCCCATTTCTTGATGTTTTTGCCGGCATGTGCGCTGTTGGCACGGCCGTATCGCCCTCTCGATCCATCTGGTCGAACGACGCTCAGCTATTTGCGTCCACCGTCGCTCGCGCTTTCTTTTGTTCTTCTGAACTGCCGCCCGATGTTACTGCATCTGCGACAGTGACCCATGATTCCTTCGCGCGCAACGAGATCGAGTTGTGCCGAAGATTCGAGAACGAACTTGAGCTCGAAGAAAAAGCGATTGCTGATGGAACCGTCAAGGCGTTCGTCGCCGCAGAGGAAGCCTGCCTCGCGCGCTACGAAGATTCAAACGATGAAATTTCGCGGCTGAGGCGGCACCCGACAACGTTTCCTCATCGTCTATTTTCGACTATTTATGCCGGAACTTATCTCGGCCTGAGGCAGTGCATTCAAGTCGACAGCCTGCATTTTTCAATCACCGAATTAGCGTCGCAGAACAAAATTAGTGAAGATGCCCGACGCTGGTATCTGCTTGCTCTTTGCAAGGCGGTTTCGCGCTGCTCAACCTCGACTGGACACTTCGCACAGTTCCTCTCAATCAAGGCCAAAACGAAAAAGCGGTATGCGCGCCAGCGATCTAAATCGATTGTGCATGAATGGATGATCGCTCTTGGCGAGCTATCTCCGTTTAGATCTCGGCGCTGGCGAAGCGCCAACCGAGTATTTTGCGGTGATGCTCTAGATCTTCTTTTCAAGGTAAAAGACAGCGCCGAGAAGCCATCAGTAATTTATGCGGACCCTCCTTATACCGATGATCAGTACTCCCGCTATTATCACCTCTACGAGACCATCCTTCTATACGACTATCCAAAAACGTCATCGAAGGCGCGTTATCGGGAGGAAAGATCGGTATCGAGCTTTTCGGTCAAACGCGAGGTAGCGAGTTCGATTGACTTGTTGATTTCACGCTCTTCTGAAGCAGGGGCCGATCTGGTTCTAAGCTATCCAACTAACGGGTTGCTTGAGAACTCGCGCACAGCGATTCCAGATATGCTGGCTCGCCATTACCGTCGGGTAGACGCGCCGATGTCCTTTGAGCATGTGCATTCGACAATGGGCGCATCGAAAGGCGAGGCCAGCTCAAGCGTAACCGAGATGGTGTACAGGGCTAGCAATCGATGA
- the ilvD gene encoding dihydroxy-acid dehydratase codes for MPAYRSRTTTHGRNMAGARGLWRATGMKDEDFGKPIIAVVNSFTQFVPGHVHLKDLGQLVAREIEKAGGVAKEFNTIAVDDGIAMGHDGMLYSLPSREIIADSVEYMANAHCVDGLVCISNCDKITPGMLMAALRLNLPTVFVSGGPMEAGKVNLKGKLKAVDLVDAMVAAVDDSYTEEEVKAFERSACPTCGSCSGMFTANSMNCLTEALGLALPGNGTVLATHADRKRLFVEAGHLVVDLVKRYYEQDDASVLPRNIATFDAFENAMTLDIAMGGSTNTVLHLLAAAHEAEVPFTMKDIDRLSRRVPVLCKVAPAKSDVHIEDVHRAGGIMAILGELDRAGLIHAECGSVHSATMSEALARWDITLTGSETVKTFYRAAPGGVPTQTPFSQSRQWEELDLDREAGVIRAKEHAFSRDGGLAVLYGNLAEQGCIVKTAGVDESILKFNGPARVFESQDDAVKGILNGGVKAGDIVLIRYEGPRGGPGMQEMLYPTSYLKGKGLGKTCALVTDGRFSGGSSGLSIGHVSPEAAAGGLIALVEEGDHIEIDIPARRIHLAVAQDELDRRQAAMKAKGKRAFKPAQRDRKVSAALQAYAALTTSAAQGAVRDVSGFIDHAAL; via the coding sequence ATTCCCGCCTATCGCTCCCGCACCACGACCCATGGCCGCAACATGGCCGGCGCCCGCGGCCTGTGGCGCGCCACCGGCATGAAGGACGAGGATTTCGGCAAGCCGATCATCGCAGTCGTCAACTCCTTCACCCAGTTCGTGCCGGGCCATGTCCATCTCAAGGATCTCGGCCAGCTTGTGGCGCGCGAGATCGAGAAGGCCGGCGGCGTCGCCAAGGAGTTCAACACCATCGCCGTCGATGATGGCATCGCCATGGGCCATGACGGCATGCTCTACAGCTTGCCGTCGCGCGAGATTATCGCGGATTCCGTCGAGTACATGGCGAACGCCCATTGCGTGGACGGCCTCGTCTGCATCTCCAATTGCGACAAGATCACGCCCGGCATGCTGATGGCTGCGTTGCGGCTCAATTTGCCGACCGTGTTCGTCTCGGGTGGGCCGATGGAGGCGGGCAAAGTCAATCTCAAGGGCAAGCTGAAGGCGGTCGATCTCGTCGACGCGATGGTCGCCGCTGTCGATGACAGCTACACCGAAGAGGAAGTGAAGGCCTTCGAGCGCTCGGCCTGCCCGACCTGCGGCTCATGCTCCGGCATGTTCACGGCGAATTCGATGAACTGCCTGACCGAAGCGCTTGGTCTTGCGCTCCCCGGCAACGGCACGGTGCTCGCGACGCACGCCGACCGCAAGCGGCTCTTCGTCGAAGCCGGCCATCTCGTGGTTGATCTGGTGAAGCGCTATTACGAGCAGGACGACGCCTCTGTCCTGCCGCGCAACATCGCGACGTTCGACGCGTTCGAGAACGCGATGACGCTCGACATCGCCATGGGCGGCTCGACCAACACCGTGCTGCATCTGCTCGCCGCCGCGCATGAAGCGGAAGTGCCCTTCACCATGAAGGATATCGACCGGCTGTCGCGCCGTGTTCCCGTGCTGTGCAAGGTCGCGCCGGCGAAGTCCGACGTGCATATCGAGGATGTGCATCGCGCCGGCGGGATCATGGCGATCCTCGGCGAACTCGATCGGGCTGGCCTTATCCATGCCGAATGCGGCAGCGTGCATAGCGCGACGATGAGCGAGGCGCTGGCGCGATGGGACATCACGCTGACCGGCAGCGAGACGGTGAAGACCTTCTATCGCGCGGCGCCGGGCGGCGTGCCGACGCAAACACCCTTTAGTCAGTCGCGTCAGTGGGAGGAGCTTGATCTCGATCGTGAGGCGGGCGTCATCCGCGCGAAGGAGCACGCCTTTTCCAGGGATGGCGGCCTCGCTGTTCTCTACGGCAATCTCGCGGAGCAGGGCTGCATCGTGAAGACGGCCGGCGTCGACGAGAGCATCCTGAAGTTCAACGGCCCGGCGCGCGTCTTCGAAAGTCAGGACGATGCGGTGAAGGGCATCCTGAATGGCGGCGTGAAGGCCGGCGACATCGTGCTGATCCGCTACGAAGGTCCGCGCGGTGGTCCGGGCATGCAGGAGATGCTGTATCCGACGAGCTATCTCAAGGGCAAAGGGCTCGGAAAGACCTGCGCGCTCGTCACCGATGGTCGTTTCTCCGGCGGCTCCTCGGGCCTCTCGATTGGTCATGTCTCGCCGGAAGCGGCCGCGGGTGGTCTGATCGCGCTGGTCGAGGAAGGCGATCACATCGAGATTGATATTCCGGCGCGGCGCATCCATCTCGCGGTGGCGCAGGATGAACTCGATCGTCGTCAGGCGGCGATGAAGGCGAAGGGCAAGCGCGCGTTCAAGCCGGCGCAGCGCGATCGAAAGGTTTCCGCTGCGCTGCAGGCCTATGCGGCGCTGACCACAAGCGCGGCGCAGGGCGCGGTGCGCGACGTCAGCGGCTTCATAGATCACGCCGCGCTTTGA
- a CDS encoding 2Fe-2S iron-sulfur cluster-binding protein, translating into MPLDSLLRTVRLVSGLALLAFVTAHLSNLILGLHSLEAMQRWCSTLLWPWQTPWGERVLAASAVIHALLGLYAIAARRSLALSRTDAVQLALGLSVPPLLITHVLAMRVTGELTRDFSGDYGFILAFYWSYAPFYAFQQLLAVVAVWIHGALGLYSWLVLKPAWRKIGGLLLPLLFIVPLLSLIGFAESGKEVLAKLASDPAWKAEITANVGRASSVAQRLAEIQSNVLTIYAALLTLAVFILCARIVANRMKPVSIVYDTGEIATGRRGLSILELSLLNRVPHAHVCSGRGRCGTCRVRVSGTANLLNRVDETERRMLARLDAAPDVRLACKARVLGGGLMVTRLLPAYADADAARDPMRWEEEHRLHEHGLDAAAEQPA; encoded by the coding sequence ATGCCGCTCGATTCCCTGCTGCGCACAGTTCGCCTCGTCTCCGGGCTGGCGCTGCTGGCTTTCGTGACGGCCCATCTTTCCAATCTGATCCTCGGGCTTCATTCCCTTGAAGCGATGCAGCGCTGGTGCTCGACGCTGCTCTGGCCCTGGCAGACGCCTTGGGGCGAGCGCGTCCTCGCCGCCAGCGCCGTCATACATGCGCTTCTAGGACTCTATGCTATCGCAGCCCGCCGCAGCCTGGCGCTCAGCCGCACCGACGCGGTGCAGCTCGCGCTAGGCCTCTCGGTCCCGCCTCTCCTCATCACCCATGTCCTGGCGATGCGGGTGACGGGCGAGCTCACGCGCGACTTCAGCGGCGATTACGGCTTCATCCTCGCCTTCTACTGGAGCTATGCGCCCTTTTACGCTTTCCAGCAGCTCCTCGCGGTCGTCGCGGTCTGGATCCATGGCGCGCTCGGGCTTTATTCCTGGCTGGTGCTGAAGCCCGCCTGGCGGAAAATCGGCGGCCTGCTGCTGCCGCTTCTTTTCATCGTGCCGCTCCTGTCGCTCATCGGCTTCGCGGAATCGGGCAAGGAGGTGCTGGCGAAGCTCGCCTCCGATCCCGCCTGGAAAGCCGAGATCACTGCCAATGTCGGACGGGCGAGCAGCGTGGCGCAGCGGCTCGCCGAGATTCAGAGCAATGTGCTGACGATCTACGCCGCGTTGCTCACGCTGGCCGTGTTCATCCTGTGCGCACGCATCGTCGCGAACCGGATGAAGCCGGTCAGCATCGTCTATGACACCGGCGAGATCGCAACCGGGCGGCGTGGTCTGTCTATTCTTGAATTGAGTCTGTTGAACAGGGTCCCGCATGCGCATGTCTGCTCGGGACGCGGCCGCTGCGGCACATGCCGCGTGCGCGTGAGCGGAACCGCGAACCTGCTGAACCGCGTCGATGAAACCGAGCGACGGATGCTTGCGCGCCTCGATGCGGCGCCTGACGTGCGGCTCGCCTGCAAGGCGCGCGTGCTCGGCGGCGGATTGATGGTGACGCGCCTGCTGCCGGCCTATGCGGACGCCGACGCGGCGCGCGATCCCATGCGATGGGAAGAAGAGCACCGCCTGCATGAACATGGTCTCGACGCCGCGGCGGAGCAGCCGGCATGA
- a CDS encoding winged helix-turn-helix domain-containing protein: MATMSIRVDLDSSGRLGPGKVALLEQIAEHGSISAAGRAMAMSYKRAWELVADINASFKKPLVKSQPGGRQGGGAVVTPLGLELIAQYRAIEQEARAAVAERLAALEAAAVSRRA; the protein is encoded by the coding sequence ATGGCGACCATGAGCATTCGCGTCGATCTCGACAGCAGCGGACGACTCGGGCCGGGCAAGGTCGCGCTGCTGGAGCAGATCGCAGAGCACGGCTCGATCTCTGCTGCGGGGCGCGCCATGGCGATGTCCTACAAGCGCGCCTGGGAGCTGGTCGCCGACATCAACGCGAGCTTCAAGAAACCGCTGGTCAAATCCCAGCCGGGCGGAAGGCAGGGCGGCGGCGCCGTCGTGACGCCGCTCGGGCTCGAACTGATCGCCCAGTATCGGGCGATCGAACAGGAGGCGCGGGCGGCCGTTGCGGAAAGGCTCGCGGCTCTGGAGGCTGCGGCGGTGAGCCGCCGGGCCTGA
- a CDS encoding mechanosensitive ion channel domain-containing protein yields the protein MSTMKHLTLIVGATLAASSAHAADAGMTMGVLAHSKARIASFIADFAMARREFDALGASASSALMSGDGVRAATYLLILLMIGCGAEWYYWTFAYPPLRAIEASPVASPRQAAILAVRRFWIVVFALVIFTVATIGASAAFTWPPGVHEIVVTATLIIVAIRAALVVTFTLVSPRPPSLRLIAMSTRKAAWIMIIVGALAAIAATGSLVSDLLERTFSAPHAASALRLFAVTLAAAILLIAAAIGLRGRKTAFQSGHKRRIPAFPKHFLAAFLVLATYVLWIVAGAKAAAIVAIVLTVIACQIALRPFIFSFWKDRIEATPDQPAATSDAIDPTIIAGGALALARLIVVLVGLAACAIALDLPLEALAMSDIPIVRFGFKLLEVLALVLLTNVAWVAIRTRIDHRLKQIGPLASLDEPGPNARLLTLLPILRMTAAVVLAVLLVLSALWAIGVEITPLLAGAGVLGIAVGFGAQALVRDVISGFFYLAEDVFRVGEYIESGSSTKGTVERITLRTVALRHHNGPLHFVPYGSLGTVRNNSRDWVVEKFNLPLPISVDSEQIRKLIKKVGEEMMEDPEIGPQMREPLKGKIYRIDPGVKIFRCKFETTPGKQFDVRAAAFKLIEQRLRDAGIRFAESAQTVVLQQSSSFAGMIDEKPREAAPPASAAIA from the coding sequence ATGAGTACGATGAAACATCTCACGCTTATCGTCGGCGCGACTCTTGCAGCGTCGTCCGCCCACGCCGCCGACGCCGGAATGACCATGGGTGTGCTCGCCCACAGCAAGGCGCGCATCGCCTCCTTCATCGCTGATTTCGCCATGGCGCGGCGCGAATTCGACGCGCTCGGCGCAAGCGCCAGCAGCGCGCTGATGAGCGGCGACGGCGTGCGCGCCGCGACCTATCTGCTCATTTTGCTGATGATCGGTTGCGGCGCCGAATGGTACTATTGGACTTTCGCCTATCCGCCGCTGCGCGCGATCGAAGCGTCGCCTGTCGCAAGTCCGCGACAGGCCGCTATTCTCGCTGTGCGACGATTCTGGATCGTTGTTTTCGCACTCGTCATTTTCACGGTTGCGACGATCGGCGCCTCGGCCGCATTCACCTGGCCGCCTGGCGTGCACGAAATCGTGGTGACGGCCACACTCATCATCGTTGCGATCCGCGCCGCGCTCGTCGTGACCTTCACTCTCGTCTCGCCACGACCGCCTTCGCTTCGATTGATCGCGATGTCGACGCGCAAAGCGGCCTGGATCATGATCATAGTTGGCGCTCTCGCCGCGATCGCGGCGACCGGCAGCCTCGTGTCCGATCTGCTCGAACGCACGTTCAGCGCGCCTCATGCGGCTAGCGCGCTGCGGCTCTTCGCGGTCACGCTTGCTGCGGCGATCCTGCTGATCGCCGCAGCGATCGGGCTGAGAGGCCGCAAGACCGCGTTCCAATCCGGCCATAAGCGTCGCATACCGGCCTTCCCCAAACACTTCCTTGCAGCGTTCCTCGTGCTCGCGACCTACGTGTTGTGGATCGTGGCGGGCGCGAAGGCTGCGGCGATTGTCGCGATTGTGCTTACGGTCATCGCCTGCCAGATCGCGTTGCGGCCCTTCATCTTCTCATTTTGGAAGGACAGGATCGAGGCGACCCCGGATCAACCGGCTGCGACAAGCGACGCAATCGATCCGACGATCATCGCCGGCGGCGCTCTGGCTCTTGCGCGCCTCATCGTTGTGCTGGTCGGTCTCGCCGCCTGCGCCATCGCGCTTGATCTTCCGCTCGAAGCGCTGGCGATGAGCGACATTCCGATCGTGCGCTTCGGGTTCAAGCTGCTGGAAGTGCTCGCGCTCGTGTTGCTGACGAATGTCGCCTGGGTCGCGATCCGCACCAGGATCGATCACCGGCTGAAGCAGATCGGGCCGCTCGCTTCTCTCGATGAGCCCGGGCCCAACGCCCGCCTTCTGACCCTGCTGCCCATTCTGCGGATGACGGCGGCGGTCGTGCTTGCGGTGCTTCTCGTCCTGTCCGCGCTGTGGGCGATCGGCGTCGAGATCACGCCGCTGCTCGCTGGCGCTGGCGTGCTTGGCATCGCGGTCGGCTTCGGCGCCCAGGCGCTCGTGCGCGACGTCATCTCGGGCTTCTTCTATCTCGCTGAAGACGTGTTCCGCGTAGGCGAATATATCGAGAGCGGATCGAGCACCAAGGGCACGGTCGAGCGCATCACCTTGCGCACCGTCGCGTTGCGCCATCACAACGGCCCGCTACACTTCGTGCCCTATGGATCGCTCGGCACTGTGCGCAACAATTCGCGCGACTGGGTCGTGGAGAAATTTAACCTGCCGCTGCCGATCTCCGTCGACAGCGAGCAGATCCGCAAGCTGATCAAGAAAGTCGGTGAAGAGATGATGGAAGACCCCGAAATCGGTCCGCAAATGCGTGAGCCGCTCAAGGGGAAAATCTATCGCATCGATCCCGGCGTGAAGATCTTCCGCTGCAAATTCGAGACGACGCCAGGCAAGCAGTTTGATGTGCGCGCCGCCGCCTTCAAACTGATCGAGCAGCGGCTGCGCGACGCCGGCATCCGTTTCGCCGAAAGCGCGCAGACCGTCGTACTGCAGCAGTCTTCATCGTTTGCGGGGATGATCGACGAGAAGCCGCGCGAAGCGGCTCCGCCCGCCTCAGCCGCGATCGCTTAG
- the dxs gene encoding 1-deoxy-D-xylulose-5-phosphate synthase — protein MLLRNSSLLDSIATPADLRAMDEGLLPEVADDLRRELVNAVSVTGGHLGASLGVVELTVALHYVFDTPRDRLIWDVGHQAYGHKILTGRRDRIRTIRQEGGLSGFTKRSESEYDPFGAAHSSTSISAGLGMAVARDLSGAKNHVVAVIGDGAMSAGLAYEAMNNAGAGDARLIVILNDNDMSIAPPVGAMSAYLSRLLSNRTVLTMRDIGKQVAAKLSSRLDRTLSSAVRHARGFITGGTLFEEMGFYYVGPIDGHDLNHLLPVLRNVRDAHIGPVLVHVVTRKGKGYAPAEASADKYHGVSKFDVVTGVQAKSKAKAPSYTRVFADSLIAAARNDEKIVAVTAAMPSGTGLDLFAKEFPRRTFDVGIAEQHAVTFAAGMAAEGYKPFCAIYSTFLQRAYDQVVHDVAIQNLPVRFAIDRAGLVGADGATHAGSFDIGYLGALPNMMVMAAADECELARMVATSVAHDSGPIAFRYPRGEGNGASMMDAATPLEIGKGRIVRQGTSVALLSFGSRLGECLKAADELASRGLSTTVADARFAKPLDHALIEKLARNHDVLLTVEEGAVGGFGSFVMKHLSDAGLLDGGLRFRMMTLPDAFQDHGDPERMYAAAGLDARGIVVKVMAALPGFAAADSGHASGRRSE, from the coding sequence ATGCTGCTGCGCAACTCCAGCCTCCTCGACTCCATCGCGACGCCCGCCGATCTCCGGGCCATGGATGAAGGGCTGTTGCCCGAAGTGGCTGACGATCTCCGGCGCGAACTGGTCAACGCCGTCTCGGTCACGGGCGGGCATCTCGGCGCGAGCCTCGGCGTGGTCGAGCTGACGGTCGCCCTTCACTACGTTTTCGATACGCCAAGAGACCGGCTGATCTGGGACGTCGGCCACCAGGCCTATGGCCACAAGATCTTGACCGGGCGGCGCGATCGCATCCGCACCATCCGGCAGGAGGGCGGGCTGTCAGGGTTCACCAAGAGGTCAGAAAGCGAATACGACCCGTTCGGCGCCGCCCATTCCTCGACATCGATCTCGGCTGGTCTCGGCATGGCCGTCGCCCGCGATCTGTCGGGGGCCAAGAACCACGTCGTGGCGGTGATTGGCGATGGCGCGATGTCCGCCGGTCTCGCCTATGAGGCGATGAACAATGCTGGCGCTGGCGATGCGCGGTTGATCGTGATCCTCAACGATAATGACATGTCGATCGCGCCGCCGGTCGGCGCCATGTCCGCTTATCTCTCTCGGCTTTTATCGAACCGCACCGTGCTCACCATGCGCGACATCGGCAAACAGGTTGCGGCGAAACTCTCGAGTCGTCTCGACCGCACATTGTCGAGCGCGGTGCGCCATGCGCGCGGCTTCATCACCGGCGGCACGCTCTTCGAGGAGATGGGTTTCTATTATGTTGGGCCGATCGACGGGCATGATCTCAATCATCTGCTGCCGGTCCTGAGGAATGTCCGCGACGCCCATATCGGCCCGGTGCTGGTCCATGTCGTGACCAGGAAGGGCAAGGGCTATGCGCCCGCTGAGGCGAGCGCCGACAAATATCACGGCGTCAGCAAGTTCGACGTGGTCACCGGCGTGCAGGCGAAGAGCAAGGCGAAGGCGCCGAGCTATACGCGCGTGTTCGCTGACAGCCTAATCGCCGCGGCTCGAAATGACGAGAAAATCGTCGCGGTGACTGCGGCGATGCCGTCAGGCACCGGGCTCGATCTGTTCGCGAAGGAATTTCCCAGGCGCACGTTTGATGTCGGCATCGCAGAGCAGCATGCAGTGACGTTCGCGGCGGGCATGGCTGCTGAAGGCTACAAGCCGTTCTGCGCGATCTACTCAACCTTCTTGCAGCGCGCCTATGATCAGGTCGTGCATGACGTCGCGATCCAGAATCTGCCAGTGCGCTTCGCTATCGATCGCGCGGGTCTCGTCGGCGCCGATGGCGCAACTCATGCGGGATCATTCGATATCGGCTATCTCGGCGCGTTGCCGAACATGATGGTGATGGCCGCCGCAGATGAGTGCGAGCTTGCGCGCATGGTGGCGACATCAGTCGCCCATGATTCCGGCCCGATCGCCTTCCGCTATCCCCGCGGCGAGGGAAATGGCGCGTCAATGATGGACGCGGCGACGCCGCTCGAAATCGGCAAGGGTCGCATCGTGCGACAGGGAACGAGCGTGGCATTGCTGTCGTTTGGCTCACGCCTTGGCGAATGCCTCAAGGCTGCCGATGAACTCGCCAGTCGCGGCCTCTCAACCACCGTTGCCGATGCGCGCTTCGCCAAGCCGCTCGATCATGCGTTGATCGAAAAACTGGCGCGCAATCACGATGTTCTCCTCACGGTGGAGGAGGGCGCTGTCGGCGGCTTCGGCTCGTTCGTGATGAAGCATCTGTCCGATGCGGGACTGCTCGACGGCGGTCTGCGCTTCCGCATGATGACGCTTCCCGACGCGTTCCAGGATCATGGCGATCCCGAGCGCATGTATGCGGCGGCCGGTCTCGATGCGCGTGGCATCGTCGTAAAGGTGATGGCGGCCCTGCCTGGCTTCGCCGCCGCCGACTCCGGCCACGCTTCCGGACGGCGCAGCGAATAG